A single genomic interval of Natronoarchaeum philippinense harbors:
- a CDS encoding creatininase family protein: MHLADRTWPELGSYFESESVAIVPLGSTEQHGPHLPEGTDHIIAEGLANEAADRTGFLCTPPVRIGVSEHHRQFHGTMWVDPETFRNYVESFSRNLAYHGIDRIVYVNAHGGNVDHLREVGRRLRADDTAYAIEWMWDESIPDLVDDLFEHNGPHGGPKETAMVQHLAPDLVREDKLEAAAEGGLRTFSDDEIRQHGARTFYDSIDNTDNGVLGDQRDATAEKGEELFEAATEQLVALLEWLDDQRFEDLAAEPHV; encoded by the coding sequence ATGCATCTCGCCGATCGAACGTGGCCGGAACTCGGGTCGTACTTCGAGTCGGAGTCGGTGGCGATCGTCCCGCTGGGATCGACCGAACAGCACGGCCCCCACCTGCCGGAGGGCACCGACCACATCATCGCGGAAGGACTGGCCAACGAGGCGGCCGACCGCACCGGATTTCTCTGTACGCCGCCGGTTCGCATCGGCGTCTCCGAGCACCACCGGCAGTTCCACGGGACGATGTGGGTCGATCCCGAGACGTTCCGCAACTACGTCGAGAGCTTCTCGCGCAACCTCGCGTACCACGGGATCGACCGCATCGTCTACGTCAACGCCCACGGCGGCAACGTCGACCACCTCAGGGAAGTCGGCCGGCGACTCCGGGCCGACGACACCGCCTACGCGATCGAGTGGATGTGGGACGAGAGCATCCCCGATCTGGTCGACGACCTGTTCGAGCACAACGGCCCCCACGGCGGCCCCAAGGAGACCGCGATGGTTCAACACCTCGCGCCCGATCTGGTCCGCGAGGACAAACTGGAAGCCGCCGCCGAAGGCGGGCTGCGAACCTTCTCCGACGACGAGATACGCCAGCACGGCGCCAGAACGTTCTACGACTCGATCGACAACACCGACAACGGCGTCCTCGGGGATCAGCGCGACGCCACCGCCGAGAAGGGCGAGGAGCTGTTCGAGGCCGCGACCGAGCAACTCGTCGCGCTCTTGGAGTGGCTCGACGACCAGCGATTCGAGGATCTGGCCGCGGAACCGCACGTCTAA
- a CDS encoding HAD-IIB family hydrolase, which produces MTAPLVLDIDGTLTRADGEPGIDPAVFEPLREWPEPVVIATGKAFPFPVALSQFVGLPERVIAENGGVVYAEGEMTVVGARDDAEAAVADLRERGYDLGWGEPDLVNRWRETEIAANLDVPEAPLRAVAAEHGLEVVDTGYAYHVKDPEIGKGDGLIAVADLLDREPSSFVAVGDSENDVSTFEVAGESYAVANADDAAREAADHVTDGVHAAGALEVLEQIR; this is translated from the coding sequence ATGACAGCGCCGCTCGTACTCGACATCGACGGGACGCTGACGAGAGCCGACGGCGAGCCCGGGATCGATCCCGCCGTCTTCGAACCGCTGCGCGAGTGGCCCGAGCCGGTCGTTATCGCCACGGGGAAGGCGTTCCCGTTCCCGGTCGCGCTGAGCCAGTTCGTCGGACTGCCCGAGCGCGTGATCGCCGAGAACGGCGGCGTCGTCTACGCCGAGGGGGAGATGACCGTCGTCGGCGCCCGCGACGACGCCGAGGCCGCCGTGGCCGACCTTCGAGAACGCGGCTACGACCTCGGGTGGGGCGAGCCGGATCTGGTCAACCGCTGGCGCGAGACCGAAATCGCCGCCAACCTCGACGTGCCCGAGGCGCCGCTGCGCGCGGTCGCCGCCGAGCACGGACTGGAAGTCGTCGACACCGGCTACGCCTATCACGTCAAGGATCCCGAGATCGGCAAGGGCGACGGACTGATCGCCGTGGCCGACCTTCTGGATCGAGAGCCGTCGTCGTTCGTCGCGGTCGGCGACTCGGAAAACGACGTTTCGACGTTCGAAGTCGCCGGCGAGAGCTACGCCGTCGCCAACGCCGACGACGCCGCCCGGGAGGCGGCCGACCACGTCACCGACGGCGTCCACGCCGCGGGCGCGCTCGAAGTGCTCGAACAGATTCGGTAA
- a CDS encoding metal-dependent hydrolase — translation MLPWEHAAVGYLAYSLWCHVVDRRSPGALEAIAALVGSQLPDLIDKPLSWQYGVFDSGYALGHSIFFAVPVAVGAGLLARTYGRGSVGVALVLGYLLHLPGDLVEDVLREGELVAAPILWPVVTAPPSPEQPVVGVTVELFYEYVDALTAPDPPTFVLVQAGVIVGTALLWLYDGAPVLRELLVGVRRRLGHAVGDATN, via the coding sequence ATGCTGCCTTGGGAACACGCGGCAGTCGGCTATCTCGCCTACTCGCTGTGGTGTCACGTCGTCGACCGACGGTCGCCCGGAGCGCTCGAAGCTATCGCCGCGCTCGTCGGCTCGCAGCTCCCGGACCTGATCGACAAGCCGCTGTCGTGGCAGTACGGCGTCTTCGACTCGGGCTACGCGCTCGGGCATTCGATCTTCTTTGCCGTGCCGGTCGCGGTCGGCGCCGGACTCCTCGCGCGGACGTACGGCCGCGGCTCGGTCGGTGTCGCCCTCGTGCTCGGCTATCTCCTCCATCTCCCCGGCGATCTCGTCGAGGACGTGCTCCGCGAAGGCGAACTCGTCGCCGCCCCGATCCTCTGGCCCGTCGTGACGGCGCCGCCGAGCCCCGAGCAGCCGGTCGTCGGCGTCACGGTCGAACTGTTCTACGAGTACGTCGACGCGCTGACCGCGCCCGATCCGCCGACGTTCGTGCTGGTGCAGGCGGGCGTCATCGTCGGCACGGCGCTGCTGTGGCTCTACGACGGCGCGCCGGTGCTCCGAGAGCTTCTCGTCGGCGTCCGGCGGCGCCTCGGCCACGCAGTCGGCGACGCGACCAACTGA
- a CDS encoding VNG_1110C family protein, producing the protein MPDPTRLRDSTQIVLPSQALEGLREEIESRFVVTVVPEDEHYRIIGSPVEIKDAGEFLTRNGVRLP; encoded by the coding sequence ATGCCGGACCCGACTCGACTGCGCGACAGCACGCAGATCGTGCTCCCCTCGCAGGCGCTGGAGGGACTGCGCGAGGAGATCGAGTCGCGCTTTGTCGTGACGGTCGTCCCAGAGGACGAGCACTACCGGATCATCGGCAGCCCAGTGGAAATCAAAGACGCCGGCGAGTTTCTGACGAGAAACGGCGTCCGACTGCCGTAG
- a CDS encoding OBG GTPase family GTP-binding protein — protein MGLEEEIEELREEIASTPYNKSTEGHIGRLKSKLAEKKEKLEQQSSAGGGEGYHVEKHGDATVALVGFPSVGKSTLLNALTNAESETGSYEFTTLDVNPGMLPLNGANIQMLDVPGLIEGAASGRGGGQEVLSVVRAADLVIFVLSAFEIDQYERLNEELYKNKIRVDQEPPRVSVSRKGKDGIRVTSSADLEMDDHTIGEILRQRGYVNADVTINEQLDMDRLIDGIMDNREYIPSITAVNKADLLDPDYVETVKENLREHDLDPEEVTFISAEKEKGLDALKERIWEELGLIRIYMDKPGRGIDYEEPLVIERNSTVEDAAEKLGGEFRDRFRFARVSGDSVKHDEQQVGLDHELADEDVLRMITRK, from the coding sequence ATGGGGCTCGAAGAGGAAATCGAGGAACTCCGCGAAGAGATCGCTAGCACGCCCTACAACAAGTCGACCGAGGGGCACATCGGGCGACTGAAGTCGAAGCTCGCGGAGAAAAAAGAGAAGTTAGAACAACAGTCCTCCGCGGGCGGCGGCGAGGGCTACCACGTCGAGAAGCACGGCGACGCCACCGTCGCGCTCGTCGGGTTCCCGAGCGTCGGCAAGTCGACGCTGCTCAACGCCCTGACCAACGCCGAGAGCGAGACCGGCTCCTACGAGTTCACGACGCTCGACGTCAACCCCGGCATGCTGCCGCTGAACGGCGCCAACATCCAGATGCTCGACGTGCCCGGGCTGATCGAGGGCGCCGCGAGCGGACGCGGCGGCGGCCAAGAGGTGCTGTCGGTCGTCCGAGCGGCCGATCTCGTGATCTTCGTGCTCTCTGCGTTCGAGATCGACCAGTACGAGCGACTCAACGAGGAGCTGTACAAGAACAAGATCCGCGTCGATCAGGAACCGCCGCGCGTCTCGGTCTCGCGCAAGGGGAAAGACGGCATCCGCGTGACATCCAGTGCGGACCTAGAGATGGACGATCACACGATCGGCGAGATCCTCCGCCAGCGCGGCTACGTCAACGCCGACGTGACGATCAACGAACAGCTCGACATGGACCGGCTGATCGACGGCATCATGGACAACCGCGAGTACATCCCCTCGATCACCGCGGTCAACAAGGCCGACTTGCTCGATCCCGACTACGTCGAGACGGTCAAGGAGAACCTCCGAGAGCACGATCTCGATCCCGAGGAAGTGACGTTCATCAGCGCCGAGAAGGAGAAGGGCCTCGACGCGCTCAAAGAGCGTATCTGGGAGGAACTCGGGCTGATCCGAATCTACATGGACAAGCCCGGCCGCGGCATCGACTACGAGGAGCCGCTGGTGATCGAACGGAACAGTACCGTCGAGGACGCCGCCGAAAAGCTCGGCGGCGAGTTCCGCGATCGGTTCCGCTTCGCCCGCGTCTCCGGCGACAGCGTCAAGCACGACGAACAGCAGGTCGGCCTCGACCACGAACTCGCCGACGAGGACGTCCTGCGGATGATCACCCGGAAGTGA
- a CDS encoding TIGR04206 family protein → MTPPDETPARRRRFLAYVLAGLSPWVALVFPGRVDVFFAWGWINLDPWNAVTVYEYLFVYTRGPLALPRHIQAWPIATLLYAGAFASALAGVLFGREDRRLTAGLAALSMLSVLRFSAGFARPSITPVPIGVAVVALVVWWYDADLLTA, encoded by the coding sequence GTGACGCCCCCAGACGAGACGCCGGCCCGACGCCGCCGATTTCTCGCCTACGTGCTCGCGGGGCTGTCGCCGTGGGTCGCGCTCGTCTTTCCCGGTCGCGTCGACGTGTTTTTCGCTTGGGGTTGGATCAATCTCGACCCGTGGAACGCCGTCACCGTCTACGAGTATCTCTTCGTCTACACTCGCGGGCCGCTCGCGTTGCCGCGTCACATTCAGGCGTGGCCGATCGCAACGCTGCTGTACGCCGGCGCATTCGCTAGCGCGCTCGCTGGCGTCCTGTTCGGGCGCGAAGACCGGCGGCTCACGGCCGGCCTCGCCGCGCTGTCGATGCTCTCTGTACTGCGATTTTCGGCCGGCTTCGCGCGGCCGTCGATCACGCCGGTGCCGATCGGCGTCGCCGTCGTCGCGCTGGTGGTGTGGTGGTACGATGCAGACCTGCTGACGGCGTGA
- a CDS encoding transcription initiation factor IIB, translated as MTETSIRTNGDVSARERTTERTDERTDEQLCPECGGRLQADSEHGETVCEECGLVVEEDEIDRGPEWRAFDAAEKDNKSRVGAPTTKMMHDDGLSTNIGWQDKDAYGNTLSSSQREKMQRLRTWNERFRTRDSKERNLKQALGEIDRMASALGLPEDVRETASVIYRRALEDDLLPGRSIEGVASAALYAAARQTGTPRSIDEVANVSRIDEMEFKRTYRYIVRELSLEIQPADPEQYVGRFASELDLSEEAEHRARQLLRTAKEEGIHSGKSPVGLAAAAVYAAPLLCNEEITQSEVADVTDISEVTIRNRYKELLEADGQAQFA; from the coding sequence ATGACAGAAACGAGCATCCGAACCAACGGCGACGTATCGGCGCGCGAACGAACCACGGAACGAACGGACGAGCGCACCGACGAACAGCTCTGCCCCGAGTGTGGCGGTCGCCTGCAGGCAGACAGCGAGCACGGCGAGACCGTCTGCGAGGAGTGCGGCCTCGTCGTCGAGGAAGACGAGATCGACCGCGGGCCCGAATGGCGTGCGTTCGACGCCGCCGAGAAGGACAACAAGTCCCGCGTCGGGGCGCCAACGACGAAGATGATGCACGACGACGGGCTCTCGACCAACATCGGCTGGCAGGACAAAGACGCCTACGGCAACACCCTCAGCTCCAGCCAGCGCGAGAAGATGCAGCGGCTTCGCACGTGGAACGAGCGGTTCCGCACCCGCGACTCCAAGGAGCGCAACCTCAAGCAGGCGCTCGGCGAGATCGACCGCATGGCGAGCGCGCTCGGTCTTCCGGAAGACGTTCGGGAGACTGCGAGCGTGATCTATCGCCGCGCGCTCGAAGACGACCTCCTGCCGGGCCGCTCGATCGAGGGCGTCGCCAGCGCCGCGCTGTACGCCGCGGCGCGCCAGACCGGCACGCCGCGCTCGATCGACGAGGTCGCCAACGTCAGCCGGATCGACGAGATGGAGTTCAAGCGCACCTACCGCTACATCGTGCGCGAGCTCTCCCTAGAGATCCAGCCCGCCGACCCCGAGCAGTACGTCGGCCGGTTCGCCTCCGAACTCGACCTCTCGGAGGAGGCCGAACACCGCGCCCGCCAGCTCCTCCGGACCGCGAAAGAGGAGGGGATCCACTCCGGCAAGAGCCCGGTCGGCCTCGCGGCCGCGGCCGTCTACGCCGCGCCGCTGCTTTGCAACGAGGAGATCACCCAGAGCGAGGTCGCGGATGTCACCGACATCTCGGAAGTGACGATCCGCAACCGCTACAAGGAGCTGCTCGAAGCCGACGGACAGGCACAATTCGCCTGA
- a CDS encoding phosphoribosyltransferase has product MFQNRAEAGEQLADLLAERGVEADLVVGIPRGALPVARPVADRLDADLDVVVSKKMGAPHNEELAIGAVASDGSAWRNDDLIARLGVEESYVEREREQTAQSAREKLRAYRGTDEPPDVSGRRVVVVDDGVATGATARACLRQVRGRGAERVVLAVPVGSPDSLPALDPFADEVVAVETPPGFQAVGQFYRDFRQVTDAEARNYLDR; this is encoded by the coding sequence ATGTTTCAGAACAGAGCCGAGGCTGGAGAACAACTGGCCGACCTGCTCGCAGAGCGGGGCGTCGAGGCCGATCTCGTCGTCGGCATCCCGCGCGGGGCGCTGCCGGTCGCACGGCCCGTCGCAGACCGACTGGACGCCGATCTCGACGTAGTGGTCTCGAAGAAGATGGGCGCGCCGCACAACGAGGAGTTGGCGATCGGGGCGGTCGCCAGCGACGGGAGCGCGTGGCGCAACGACGATCTGATCGCCCGGCTCGGCGTCGAGGAGAGCTACGTCGAGCGCGAGCGCGAACAGACGGCACAGAGCGCACGCGAGAAGCTCCGAGCGTATCGAGGGACCGACGAGCCGCCTGACGTGTCCGGACGCCGCGTCGTCGTGGTCGACGACGGCGTCGCCACGGGAGCGACCGCGCGGGCCTGTCTTCGGCAGGTCCGAGGGCGAGGGGCCGAACGGGTCGTTCTCGCCGTGCCGGTCGGATCGCCCGACTCGCTGCCGGCGCTCGACCCGTTCGCCGACGAGGTCGTCGCCGTCGAGACGCCGCCGGGGTTTCAGGCGGTGGGGCAGTTCTATCGGGACTTCCGGCAAGTGACCGACGCGGAGGCCAGAAACTACCTCGATCGGTGA
- a CDS encoding heme ABC transporter ATP-binding protein: MTDPTISVEDLSISLGDVPVLSEVSLAVEPGELVGLVGPNGAGKTTLLRSISGVLAPDSGSVRVDGDAVGGLSSRAASRRVAVVPQHAEVSFSFDVREIVAMARHPHRSRFSPAAEDDRRAVDAALERTGVTDLADRPIDEISGGERQRVLLARAVAQETPALLLDEPTASLDVNHQVETLELVRSLVADGTAALAAIHDLDLAARYCDRLALLADGEFVAVGTPEEVLTESAIDAAFDVRSVVARDPATGSTSVTALPDRASPRGVRVHVLGTGGTAANTLVRLDDAGYDLSAGPLPEGDVAAATARSLGVDRVVTTPLSPPDGAELAAARERARGADAAALVGPQDDGVDAVLSEVAAVAPATVRVVPPDAAASESVAVAPDDAPTAVAEVLADAAGTRGDDAAAAEPRRDAADEATPESDD; encoded by the coding sequence GTGACGGACCCGACGATCAGCGTCGAGGACCTCTCGATCTCGCTGGGCGACGTGCCGGTGCTCTCGGAGGTCTCGCTCGCTGTCGAGCCGGGCGAACTCGTCGGCCTCGTCGGGCCGAACGGCGCCGGCAAGACGACGCTGTTGCGATCGATCAGCGGCGTCCTCGCGCCCGATTCCGGTTCGGTACGTGTCGACGGCGACGCGGTCGGCGGGCTCTCTTCGCGGGCCGCCAGCCGGCGCGTGGCGGTCGTCCCGCAGCACGCCGAGGTGTCCTTTTCGTTCGACGTGCGCGAGATCGTCGCAATGGCCCGCCACCCCCACCGCTCGCGGTTCAGTCCCGCCGCCGAGGACGACCGCCGCGCCGTCGACGCCGCGCTCGAACGCACCGGCGTCACCGACCTCGCCGACCGGCCGATCGACGAGATCAGCGGCGGCGAGCGCCAGCGCGTCCTGCTGGCCCGCGCGGTCGCACAGGAGACGCCTGCGCTGTTGCTCGACGAGCCGACCGCAAGCCTTGACGTGAACCATCAGGTCGAGACGCTCGAACTCGTCCGCTCGCTCGTCGCGGACGGCACCGCGGCGCTGGCGGCGATCCACGACCTCGACCTCGCGGCGCGATACTGCGATCGACTGGCGCTGCTGGCCGACGGCGAGTTCGTCGCCGTCGGCACGCCCGAAGAGGTGCTCACCGAGTCGGCGATCGACGCCGCGTTCGACGTGCGCTCGGTCGTTGCCCGCGACCCGGCGACCGGCTCCACCTCGGTGACGGCGCTTCCGGACCGAGCATCGCCCCGCGGCGTGCGCGTTCACGTCCTCGGAACCGGCGGGACTGCTGCGAACACACTCGTTCGGCTCGACGACGCCGGCTACGACCTCTCGGCCGGGCCGCTACCCGAGGGCGACGTGGCCGCGGCGACGGCTCGGAGTCTCGGCGTCGACCGCGTCGTGACGACGCCGCTGTCGCCCCCCGACGGCGCCGAACTGGCCGCCGCCCGAGAACGCGCTCGGGGCGCAGACGCCGCCGCGCTGGTCGGACCGCAGGACGACGGCGTCGACGCGGTGCTGTCGGAGGTGGCGGCCGTCGCGCCGGCGACGGTGCGCGTCGTGCCCCCGGACGCCGCGGCGTCCGAGAGCGTCGCAGTCGCCCCCGACGACGCGCCGACGGCCGTCGCCGAGGTCCTCGCTGACGCCGCCGGCACCCGTGGCGACGACGCTGCGGCGGCCGAGCCCCGCCGTGACGCCGCCGACGAGGCGACGCCCGAATCGGACGACTGA
- the btuC gene encoding vitamin B12 ABC transporter permease BtuC, with protein sequence MRARTASVASAVRSRPSVRAFVWSVPLAVLLGVAILVSATIGPVEIPAIAVARAVYDAFVVPAGVGVDTGFWQLVPGLSIPYLWPDLAWASPFSASVPATTRAIVVNIRLPRIVLAATVGIALAAAGTVMQGFFRNPLADPSIVGVSSGAAVGAVAAIAVPSLVPVDLRLAAFVGALVTAFGVYAIATEGGRTPIATLLLAGVAVQTFLGAVISYLLLQSGESLKQAVYWMMGHLQHSTWDEVAFVLPVALLGIAVLGAYVRELNLLLLGEEEAHHLGVEVERAKLLLLAVASVVTAAGVAVTGVIGFVGLIVPHAMRLVVGPDHRVLLPTSALAGGTFLVVADTIARSGPAEMPVGIVTAAVGAPFFLFLLRSREVHGL encoded by the coding sequence GTGCGAGCGCGCACGGCCAGCGTAGCGAGCGCGGTCCGATCGCGGCCGAGCGTCCGCGCGTTCGTCTGGTCAGTGCCACTCGCCGTGCTGCTGGGTGTCGCAATCCTCGTCAGCGCCACGATCGGTCCCGTCGAGATTCCAGCGATCGCGGTCGCCAGAGCGGTCTACGACGCCTTCGTCGTGCCAGCCGGCGTCGGCGTCGATACCGGGTTCTGGCAACTCGTTCCCGGGCTCTCGATCCCCTATCTGTGGCCCGATCTCGCGTGGGCGTCGCCGTTCTCGGCGTCGGTGCCCGCCACCACTCGCGCGATCGTCGTCAATATCAGACTACCCCGCATCGTGCTCGCGGCGACCGTCGGCATCGCGCTGGCGGCCGCCGGCACCGTGATGCAGGGGTTCTTCCGGAACCCGCTGGCCGACCCCTCCATCGTCGGCGTCTCCTCGGGTGCGGCCGTCGGCGCCGTCGCCGCCATCGCGGTGCCCTCGCTGGTGCCGGTCGACCTGCGGCTGGCGGCCTTTGTCGGCGCGCTCGTGACCGCCTTCGGCGTCTACGCCATCGCCACCGAGGGCGGTCGGACGCCCATTGCCACGCTGTTGCTGGCGGGCGTCGCCGTCCAGACGTTTCTGGGCGCCGTCATCTCCTACCTCCTGCTCCAGAGCGGCGAGAGCCTGAAACAGGCCGTCTACTGGATGATGGGCCACCTCCAGCACAGCACGTGGGACGAGGTGGCGTTCGTCCTCCCGGTCGCGCTCCTCGGGATCGCGGTGCTGGGTGCGTATGTCAGAGAGCTCAACCTGCTCTTGCTCGGCGAGGAGGAAGCCCACCATCTCGGCGTCGAGGTCGAGCGCGCCAAGCTCCTGTTGCTCGCGGTCGCCAGCGTCGTGACGGCCGCCGGCGTCGCCGTGACGGGCGTCATCGGCTTCGTCGGCCTGATCGTGCCCCACGCGATGCGGCTGGTCGTCGGTCCGGATCACCGCGTCCTGCTGCCGACGAGCGCGCTCGCGGGCGGCACCTTCCTCGTCGTCGCGGACACGATCGCCCGCTCGGGGCCCGCCGAGATGCCAGTCGGCATCGTCACCGCCGCGGTCGGCGCGCCCTTCTTCCTGTTCTTGCTCCGATCGAGGGAGGTGCACGGCCTGTGA
- a CDS encoding PGF-CTERM-anchored ABC transporter substrate-binding protein encodes MTRTRTSVAVAALAIVAMVAGVAAPIGAAPTAGPDAAGAAASTAPVADLQQNQSNCSFPQTFTDAGGTEVTVENEPQEIVTLNPSAAQTLWEIGGREKVVGVSQYATYLEGAEDRTIVSNEDGTTSTEVVVDLDPDLVLAPNTIPPETVGQLRDNGLTVYQFASATSIEDVYDKTERIGALTGECQGATETVEWMQTEIDAVRENVTESDRPSVYMEFSSGWTTGAGTFQHDVITTAGAQNTAAEAGLEGWGEISDEQLLNQSPEFLLLLGETQVPDRQAVQSTSAVQNDRIIRVDRNYAQQPAPRVVYVVQAINEAVQNYESESASQNNESDAGNQSDGDNIPGFGGVAALVALLSVALFARKR; translated from the coding sequence ATGACACGGACTCGAACGAGCGTGGCCGTCGCAGCCCTCGCCATCGTGGCGATGGTCGCCGGCGTCGCCGCGCCGATCGGCGCAGCGCCCACAGCCGGACCGGACGCCGCCGGCGCCGCGGCGTCGACGGCGCCTGTCGCCGACCTACAACAGAATCAGTCGAACTGTTCGTTCCCGCAGACGTTCACCGACGCCGGTGGGACCGAAGTGACCGTCGAGAACGAGCCCCAAGAGATCGTGACGCTGAACCCCTCGGCCGCCCAGACGCTCTGGGAGATCGGCGGCCGCGAGAAGGTCGTCGGCGTCTCTCAGTACGCGACGTATCTGGAGGGTGCCGAAGATCGAACGATCGTCAGCAACGAGGACGGCACCACCTCGACCGAGGTCGTCGTCGACCTCGATCCCGATCTCGTGCTCGCCCCGAACACGATTCCGCCCGAGACGGTCGGACAACTGCGGGACAACGGCCTGACGGTCTACCAGTTCGCGTCGGCGACCTCGATCGAAGACGTCTACGACAAGACCGAGCGCATCGGTGCGCTGACCGGCGAGTGTCAGGGCGCGACCGAGACCGTCGAGTGGATGCAGACCGAGATCGACGCCGTCCGCGAGAACGTCACCGAGAGTGATCGTCCGAGCGTCTACATGGAGTTCAGCAGCGGCTGGACGACCGGTGCGGGGACGTTCCAGCACGACGTTATCACGACTGCAGGCGCGCAAAACACTGCAGCCGAGGCGGGACTGGAGGGCTGGGGCGAGATCAGCGACGAGCAACTGCTCAACCAGAGCCCCGAGTTCCTGCTGTTGCTCGGGGAGACACAGGTCCCGGATCGGCAGGCCGTCCAGTCGACCAGCGCCGTCCAGAACGACCGGATCATCCGCGTGGACCGGAACTACGCACAACAGCCCGCGCCGCGAGTCGTCTACGTAGTGCAGGCGATCAACGAGGCGGTGCAGAACTACGAAAGCGAGAGCGCGAGCCAGAACAACGAGAGCGACGCCGGAAACCAGAGCGACGGCGATAACATCCCCGGTTTCGGCGGCGTCGCCGCCCTCGTCGCGCTGCTGTCGGTCGCCCTGTTCGCGCGCAAGCGCTGA
- the srp19 gene encoding signal recognition particle subunit SRP19, with the protein MVENVIWPAYFDAELTRKQGRRVPTELAVASPEVEEIAQAVQQVGYDAVVERDVAYPRENYTERGRVLVKDADDAKNDVVQAVAAYVSTMRE; encoded by the coding sequence ATGGTCGAAAACGTCATCTGGCCCGCGTACTTCGACGCGGAGCTGACGCGCAAGCAGGGTCGGCGAGTGCCCACAGAGCTTGCCGTCGCGAGCCCCGAAGTCGAGGAGATCGCGCAGGCAGTCCAGCAGGTCGGCTACGACGCCGTCGTCGAGCGCGACGTGGCCTACCCCCGGGAGAACTACACCGAGCGCGGACGGGTGCTCGTCAAGGACGCCGACGACGCGAAAAACGACGTCGTGCAGGCCGTGGCCGCCTACGTCTCGACGATGCGCGAGTGA
- a CDS encoding H/ACA ribonucleoprotein complex subunit GAR1, which translates to MQRLGEVDRTAQGLAIVRLDDDEIPPIGREVVDESLSTAGRIVDVFGPVETPYVAITPEDDRRLATLLGQKLYVQ; encoded by the coding sequence ATGCAGCGACTTGGCGAAGTCGATCGAACGGCACAAGGACTGGCGATCGTTCGGCTCGACGACGACGAGATTCCGCCGATCGGACGCGAAGTCGTCGACGAATCGCTCTCGACGGCGGGCCGGATCGTCGACGTGTTCGGCCCGGTCGAGACGCCCTACGTGGCGATCACGCCCGAGGACGACCGGCGGCTGGCGACGCTACTCGGGCAGAAGCTGTACGTACAGTAA
- a CDS encoding metal-dependent transcriptional regulator, with amino-acid sequence MNTADQYLKAIYLAQMIEDGPASTGTLADMLDVSPASVNEMIGKLEDRGLADHEKYKGVELTDEGIGRARDAIQTYCIIERFLANVLEVESYREEARALESVIDDTVAERLDTIIDRRSECPDCFDPEADRCECLTVEGKAD; translated from the coding sequence ATGAACACAGCAGACCAGTACCTCAAGGCGATCTATCTCGCACAGATGATCGAAGACGGCCCGGCGTCGACCGGCACGCTCGCCGATATGCTCGACGTCAGCCCCGCCAGCGTCAACGAGATGATCGGCAAGTTGGAGGATCGCGGCCTCGCCGACCACGAGAAGTACAAGGGCGTCGAACTCACCGACGAGGGGATCGGCCGGGCCCGCGACGCGATCCAGACGTACTGCATCATCGAACGGTTTCTGGCGAACGTGCTGGAAGTCGAGAGCTACCGCGAGGAGGCCCGCGCCCTAGAGAGCGTCATCGACGACACCGTCGCCGAGCGACTCGACACGATCATCGATCGGCGCTCGGAGTGTCCGGACTGCTTCGATCCCGAGGCCGACCGCTGTGAGTGTCTCACGGTCGAAGGGAAAGCGGACTGA
- a CDS encoding rubrerythrin yields MSLGQRVSTDRQLARLLQIGVVLEEVVEARAYSHLESLSDAERDELDDAIEQLLDHAAEESAEHRARLESLIDEMDAETVGYDEIELLVRENYAQNQPEDFDGLLYDQLCNEETAYKFYDDLIEAIEASDADYSIDQQGVLDTLYAIREEEKEGVEEVTAIMEERE; encoded by the coding sequence ATGAGCTTGGGTCAACGCGTCTCGACGGACCGCCAGCTCGCCCGACTCTTGCAGATCGGGGTCGTGCTGGAGGAGGTCGTCGAGGCGCGTGCCTATTCGCACTTGGAGTCGCTCTCGGACGCCGAGCGAGACGAACTCGACGACGCCATCGAGCAGTTGCTCGACCACGCCGCCGAGGAGTCCGCCGAGCACCGCGCCCGGCTGGAGTCGCTGATCGACGAGATGGACGCCGAGACGGTCGGCTACGACGAGATCGAACTGCTGGTCCGCGAGAACTACGCGCAGAACCAGCCCGAGGACTTCGACGGGCTGCTGTACGACCAGCTCTGCAACGAGGAGACGGCCTACAAGTTCTACGACGATCTCATCGAGGCGATCGAGGCCAGCGACGCCGACTACAGCATCGACCAGCAGGGCGTGCTCGACACGCTGTATGCGATCCGCGAAGAGGAAAAAGAGGGCGTCGAGGAAGTGACCGCGATCATGGAGGAACGCGAATGA